From one Brachypodium distachyon strain Bd21 chromosome 4, Brachypodium_distachyon_v3.0, whole genome shotgun sequence genomic stretch:
- the LOC112268879 gene encoding putative RING-H2 finger protein ATL69: MSGDDSSDPQRPSSGGGGGGYGGLGPSGYTAGVAVLVSLLLIVALVRLLRYAIRRSSKPPVQHPAAAAAAGAPSAPLEVAVEMAAAVAPAAGVCVATYRRSDGWREASCPVCLCDFADGEALRVLPACMHYFHAACVGEWLHRNDTCPLCRAAPPPPEPPQMPSPAVAPTA; this comes from the coding sequence ATGTCGGGAGACGACAGCAGCGACCCGCAGCGtccgagctccggcggcggcggcggcggctatgGCGGGCTGGGCCCGTCGGGGTACACGGCGGGAGTGGCCGTGCTCGTCAGCCTGCTCCTCATTGTCGCTCTCGTCAGGCTCCTCCGCTACGCCATCCGCCGCTCCTCCAAGCCCCCCGTCCAGCacccagctgccgctgccgctgccggtgcTCCTAGCGCGCCGttggaggtggcggtggaaatggcggcggcggtggcgccggcggcgggggtgtgCGTAGCGACGTACAGGAGGAGCGACGGGTGGCGGGAGGCGAGCTGCCCGGTGTGCCTCTGCGACTTCGCCGACGGGGAGGCGCTCAGGGTGCTCCCGGCCTGCATGCACTACTTCCACGCCGCCTGCGTCGGCGAGTGGCTCCACCGGAACGACACGTGCCCACTCTGCcgcgctgcgccgccgccgccggagccacCGCAGATGCCATCGCCGGCGGTGGCTCCGACGGCGTGA